In one window of Helianthus annuus cultivar XRQ/B chromosome 17, HanXRQr2.0-SUNRISE, whole genome shotgun sequence DNA:
- the LOC110925424 gene encoding uncharacterized protein LOC110925424 — MTNSDKITVNRAIDDATHANDATIGNLKIDKDVGKAMRKAVKKFKEPNATCSKSHLRLHSLTHKKDLVPTLDAKNELIRKREKDNSHTSKKKSKLELKKNKQKSERKPVCKTCKKRHYGKCRFKSQPLPCGICKSSEHKTLDCKDIKDAVCYGCNEKGHIMTTCPKYAKGGAAKDRKPENESA, encoded by the coding sequence ATGACAAACTCGGATAAGATAACCgtcaatcgcgccattgatgaTGCGACGCATGCTAATGATGCTACAATTGGGAACCTCAAAATTGACAAAGATGTTGGGAAAGCTATGAGAAAGGCCGTGAAAAAGTTCAAAGAGCCTAATGCTACTTGCTCCAAATCCCATTTAAGACTACACTCCCTTACTCACAAGAAGGATCTTGTTCCTACCTTGGATGCGAAGAATGAACTAATAAGGAAAAGGGAGAAAGATAACTCCCATACTTCTAAGAAAAAGAGCAAGCTTGAGCTTaagaagaacaaacaaaagtctgaAAGGAAACCTGTATGCAAGACTTGCAAGAAGCGCCATTACGGGAAATGCAGATTTAAATCTCAACCTCTaccttgtgggatctgcaaatcaaGTGAGCATAAAACGTTGGATTGCAAGGACATAAAGGATGCAGTCTGCTACGGCTGTAACGAGAAAGGCCACATCATGactacgtgccctaaatatgccaaagGAGGCGCGGCTAAGGATAGAAAGCCTGAGAATGAAAGCGCTTAA